The Naumovozyma dairenensis CBS 421 chromosome 1, complete genome genomic interval AGCAGTGACCAATTGTTCCTATATGCTGTTTCTTAGTCCGTGAATACGTAACCACTTGTGACAGCCTTTGGAACGGTGTTACCTTAAGAGCATCGTCACATCAATATACAACTGTGAAACGTACATTCATTAGTATATGTTTTATCACGTGTATATGTACCACATAGCACATTGTTGATACCCTTCCCGAATATCGATTTTATATCAACTTGCCTTGTTGCAGTAACATACCTGTAGTGGAAGGGCATAGTTTGTATTtctatttcaatttctacAGTACAGTACAGTAGTACGAGTAAATAAATATCGAAAATTGTTAAGCGCCTGTGTTTGAACtttaaagaagaacaaaacaacgttgaaaagtttcaattAGTACTTTCTATAGAGGACACCTAGATAAGACAAGAGAGATAGCAAGAAGTTATTGTATATTCCAATAACAGCACGAACATTCTCAGTATATCTCGTCTCAATTATGCTATTTTTCtcctttttcaaaacattaGTGGACCAAGAAGTGGTCGTCCAAGTATGTTATTTCAAGAACGCTTTAATGTATTCTCTATTAAATTCCTGCCATTCTTACTAACACTAATTTTCCTATTGTCTATTCATTACGATGTTGATGACTACTACTATTTTTATGATCAGttaaaaaatgatataGAATTGAAAGGTACTCTACAATCTGTTGATCAATTcctaaatttaaaattagatAACATTTCATGCACAGACACAAAGAAATATCCTCATTTAGGTTCAGTAAggaatattttcattagaGGTTCCACAGTAAGATATGTTTAtctaaataaaaatattgtcGATACCAATTTATTACAAGATGCTACTAGAAGAGAAGCCATGAGTGagagaaaatgaaatgaaaaaaaaatataacaaaACGAAACGAGAGAATTAACTAACAATTTAATGAACAAGTCTCAATATACAATTAAAAACACAACTAATATATCTATAAGGGTGAAAATGGAATAGTTGTACAGAATACTATATtatctataaaaaaaatgtaaaatatatactattCAATGTAATAACgtacaaaaaaagaaaaaaaaaagacaaaaaaaagagagATGATATTCATATGTATTATGCATGCTATGTAAGTGGTGTTAATAAACGTTTTTGACATTTTGCTCTTGTATGGCCTATTTCATGACAAAATGAGCAAGCtattttattcttcttcttttttttctttttgtcaGTCTTGTTGGAGGAAGTTTGATTGCTACTGATTTCTTTGCCCAGTAGGGGTCCCGACGATGAACTTGCAGGTGAGCTCTGCTTCTCTATGCTTCCaacttcaatttctttgttgGTATAATCACCAagatttttattattctcaATAATTGGGATTAATGCGTATTTCTTATGGTCATCCTTTTCAATAACCTCAATACCATTccttaatattttatccAATTCAGTCTCATTAAGTTGAAACTCTCCTTGATTTCCCAGGggattatcattaatatttttcgaTAGATTTAGAAGAAGACTAATCAAAgtattcaattcttttaatttatattcatattccAGTCGTAATTGTGTACCATCATTTTGTTTTGCTAAGATTAATTTAGCTAATTTATCCATCACTTgtgaaattttttcaatatcatgtTCTGTATTCCTTGTCGTACTCATCTCGTCCCAATATTCTTCTCACTCAATATTA includes:
- the LSM2 gene encoding Sm-like protein LSM2 (similar to Saccharomyces cerevisiae LSM2 (YBL026W); ancestral locus Anc_8.174), whose protein sequence is MLFFSFFKTLVDQEVVVQLKNDIELKGTLQSVDQFLNLKLDNISCTDTKKYPHLGSVRNIFIRGSTVRYVYLNKNIVDTNLLQDATRREAMSERK
- the NDAI0A03770 gene encoding uncharacterized protein (similar to Saccharomyces cerevisiae YER137C; ancestral locus Anc_8.173), with the protein product MSTTRNTEHDIEKISQVMDKLAKLILAKQNDGTQLRLEYEYKLKELNTLISLLLNLSKNINDNPLGNQGEFQLNETELDKILRNGIEVIEKDDHKKYALIPIIENNKNLGDYTNKEIEVGSIEKQSSPASSSSGPLLGKEISSNQTSSNKTDKKKKKKKNKIACSFCHEIGHTRAKCQKRLLTPLT